ATTGGGAAGCAGATTTGCGATTCCCCATATGATCAAAGCCGGGGGAGGGTCCATAATCAATACGGCATCCATGGCTGGCTTTGCAGGTGACTCTGTGCGATCGGCATATGGGGCCTCCAAAGCCGGGGTGGTGAATTTGACGCGGTATATAGCTGCCCAGTACGGGAAAAATCATATACGTTGTAACGGAGTGGCACCTGGCCTTATTTTGACACCTGCGGCCAAAAATAATATGCCTCCGGCCGTGCTCGACATATTTGCCAAGTTCAACGCTTTGCCATACCATGGTGAAGCGGATGATATCGGTTATACCGTTCTATTCCTTGCATCCGATGAGTCCAAATTCATTACCGGACAAACCATACAAGTGGAGGGCGGTCACTACATGGCCAATCCAAGCATTTCGGATTTCGACGATTATGTGGCGAATCAGTCGAAATGAGCAAAATCATCAAACCCTGGATAAGCTTTTGCCTTATCCGGGGTTTTTAGGTAGAATGCCATTATCATAACAACTGTAAAGAAGGTGTATATCCTTGAAAGAAGCCGATCATGATGCATTGCTTAATATTAAAACAAAAGGCGAACAAGTAAAATTCAATGATTCCATGCATTATCACCGCTATGAGCCAACGCCATATAAAGCCCTAGAGCTTTTGTTCCGAGAATATGAACTCAATAGTCGTGATCGCCTTGTTGATTTTGGGTGTGGGAAAGGGCGAGCGTGGAGATGAACGAGCATTTTCACAAAGAAGCGATCGGGAATCTGAAAAGTTATCGGAAGAAGTGGAAGAATCACAATGGCAGCATAGAATTCAACTGCTGCTTGGCAGAGGAATATGCTATTGATTCAAGGGACAATCGATTTTATTTCTTTAATCCGTTTTCCATCCAGATTTTTATGAAGGTGATCAATAACATCCTGATTTCCTACGAAAATGAACCGCGCCAAATTGAACTTATTCTATATTATGGTTCACAGGATTATATTTTTTTCCTGGAAAATCAAACCTCCTTCGAGTTGAAACAAGAGGTGCCGTTACCGGGCATGACTGAAGCGAATCCATATGAGAAATTTGTCATTTATCAATTATCGAATTGATTCCTTGCTTTTTTACAAGAATATAAAAACACCCAAGCAAGTGGAATGCTTGGGTGCAAAAACGAGTAAACATGGCATTCGTACAGTGAATGCTTAATTTACAGCATATTGTAAGGACCTTTGTGGTTGAAGCTCATCTTGCTTTTCTACATATATTTGATGCCAAATCATGAAAGTTAAAATCGTCCATAGTTTTCGACTGTTATCCATTTTACCATTCACATGATTTTCAAGTAATTTCAAGATTTGCTGTTTGTTAAAAAGATAGTCTGTTTGGCTCTCATGGATCAGCTTCACTGACCAATCATATAATTCGTCCTTTAACCAATGTCTTATCGGAACTGGGAAGCCAAGCTTCTTTCTGCTCCATACATGTTCGGGTACGATTCCACGGGCAGCTTTTCGGAGCATGTATTTCGTCGTTCCATTTCTGACCTTTTGATCCATGCTCAGTTTTGATGCCGTGTCGAAAACACATGTATCCAGGAATGGAACTCTTACCTCTAAAGAATTTGCCATCGACATTTTATCAGCTTTCAGTAAAATATCACCTTTGAGCCATGTCTGAATATCAATGTTTTGCATTTGTGTAATCGGATCATAATCTAAAGAGTTTGAATAAATGGGACTGGTCACTTTTTCATTCTCTAAACCATTCAGATAATTCACCAGTAATCCTTTCTTCTCTTTCTCATCGAAGATATTTGCATTTCCGATATATCGATCCTCTAGTGCCGTAACACCGCGCTCAATGAAACTCTTTCCTTTTACGCCTTCCGGCAAAATGGAAGAAAGGGTCTTTAACACATTGTTAAGCGGCGATGGAATATAGGAAAACATACGCAGGGAATGCGGTTCCCGGTATATATTGTATCCGCCGAATAATTCATCTGCTCCTTCCCCGGACAAGGCGACCTTGACGTGCTTTTTAGCTTCCCGTGCGACGAAATATAGCGGGACGGCAGCAGGGTCGGCTAGAGGGTCATCCAGATGCCAAATAATCTTGGGAAGTTCGGCCAAAAATTCCTCTGGACTTATGATATAACTAATATTCTCTACATTTAAAGCGGCAGCCGTTTCCTGTGCAACGTTTATTTCACTATAACCATCTCTTTCAAAGCCCACTGAAAAAGTTTTTATTTTTGGATTAATCTGTTTGGCGATGGAGCAGATAAAAGATGAGTCAATGCCTCCTGAAAGGAATGATCCAACTGGAACATCACTTCTCATATGTACGTTCACCGAATCTATTAAAGTCTCCTGGATTTCTTTGGATACTTTTGAATCTTCCATATTGGAAGGATGAAATGTAGGCTGCCAAAACTTGGTGATATCCATTTTCTTACCAGGCTCTTTAGTGAAATAATGACCAGGCAATAGCTTTTTAATATTTTTGGATAAGGTGGATGGTTCGGGAACATATTGAAAACTGAGATAATGCTGTAGTGAATTCACATCCAGCTTCTCATCCATTGTCGTCAAGATGCTTTTTTTCTCCGAAGCAAAATATGTAACCTCATCTTGCTCACAGTAGAAAAACGGCTTGATTCCAAAGTGGTCTCTTGCTCCAAACAGCTTTTCCTCAATTTTATCCCATATGACAAAAGCGAACATCCCCCGCAGCTTTTGAACGGCATGCTCTTTTTGACTGCAATAAAGTGCCAGGATTACTTCCGTATCCGATTGCGTAGTGAACTCATATCCACTTTCAATCAGCTCTTTCCTCAATTCAATATGATTATAGATTTCACCATTGAAAATGATCCAATACCTTTCATTTTCATATGAAAGAGGTTGGTTGCCATTCTCTAAATCGATGATACTTAATCTTCTAAATCCAAAATTCACGAAATCATCAAAAAAATAACCTTCATCATCCGGACCTCTATGGGTGATGATCGTATTCATTTTTTTGATCGCGTCTTTCATATTTGAATTTATGGCTTTTGGATATTCTTGAATACATCCAACAAAACCGCACATAAAATCCACCTGCCTAAATAATTATAATAAAAAATGATTTCGTAGTGACTTTTCTCGAGAGTGAAATGAAATTAGGATAATCGAATCAGTCAACTAGCGTTAAATAGATAAAAGGTATCTAGATTACAAGGTTAGATTATTATTATAAATTTGTCAATTTTATTCATAAAATGAATTAAAATGTAATATGATGAATGGTTCAAGACCTTGTTGATGATGCAAAACATATAAATTGAAGGGGATCTGAGTGAATAGTCCTATGAAAAAACAAATTGTTGAGAAGAAGAATAAATCTTGGATAGCTAACAATGGAATGGTGTGAAGGAAAAGTTAGAGAGTTTTGTCCGTGGCTCTTTTAAATGGATATGGAACTTGAATGATAGGGGAAATTAGTAAAAGGGACGTCCAATAAGTCGTTATTCCGACTATTGGACGCCTTCTTGTTTTTTACTTATCCTTGGAACCAGTGTTTTGGAACAGCCCTTATATTTTTAATTCAATAGTTCCGTTCTATGATAAAGTGCGCACGATCGCCCCTGAAGAAGGTTTTGGAAAATTCAATGACTGAACCATCACTTTCGTATGTGTAGGTTTCCAAGGAAAAACAAGGTGATCCGTTTGGTACTTCCAATTTACCGGAAATGGAGTCGTCGGCAAGTGAAAATTCCAAATGCTCGACCGTTTTTTTCACTTTTAAATTGAATTGTTTTTCAAGTACTTCAAAGAGCGATTTCTCACATGCTTCAATATTCAACCCTGGAGTTTTATACCAAGGAAGATAGGCGATTTCATATTGAAGGGGGACATCGTTTACGTAGCGTATCCGCTCCAGTTTATTCACGGGATCTCCAATATTTTGCTTGAAAAGCTTGGCAAGGGTAGCGTTTGCTTCGATGACCTTTAGGCTGATGACCTTTGTGGAAGGATTTTTTCCTTGCATCGTGATTTGCTCGGAGAACTTTTCAACTGTACTTGATAGGAATTGCTTCACTTTATTTTCCGAAACGAAGGTTCCTTTCCCCTGAACACGATAGATGTAGCCCTCGACGGTCAATTGCTGTAAGGCCGTCCGTACTGTCGTCCTGCTTACACCGTATATTTTACAAAACTCTGCTTCAGTCGGTAATTTAGTATTCGTTTCATATTCGCCTTTCTTTATAAGATCGATGATCGATTCCTTAACTATGGAATGCAATGCCGCATCTTTATTCATGGTCTCCACAGTGATTCCTCCCATACTCATTCCAATATATACATATAGATTATCTCGGATAAGTTCAATAATCAACTGATAATCAAAAATTTGTTATAACAAATAAAAAATTGTGTTGATATTTTTTAAAATTGTAATTACAATGTATGTATGGAGGTAATAATACCCATTTCAAAAATACCGGTAGAGGAGAGGATAAAGCGAAAGGCTATCATTCATTAATAAATACAGTTTCATCCATGTTTAAAAAAACTGAATAATCAATCATTATAAAGGGGGTATATCAATGAATATCTTATTATGCTGTTCTGCGGGGATGTCTACTAGTTTATTAGTTACAAAGATGGAGGAAAGTGCGAGGAATCAAGGAGTCGATTGTCATATTTGGGCGGTTGGATCGACCGAAGTGAACAATGAAATGGATAAGGCCGATGTGATTCTTTTAGGACCACAAGTTAGATATCTCCTTTCCAAGTTACAGGAAGCTGTAAAAGAAAAAGGTATTCCTGTCGCAACCATCAATCCGATGTTCTATGGACTGTGTAATGGTGAAGAAGTGCTAAAACAAGCCACTACTTTAATTAAGGGAGAATAAGGATATGATGACTTTTATTGATAAGTATATTATGCCAGGAGCTGTAAAGGTAGGAAATAACCGGCATCTGCTTGCGATTCGTGACGCATTGATTGGAATGATAGCGATTACAATGATCGGATCATTTGCGGTCCTGTTCAATAATCTTGGGCAAGTCATCAAGCCTTATGGAAGAATGATGGAGGCCATTTTCGGTCCCGCATGGAATACGCTCGGCGGTGATATTTGGTTCGGGACCTTTGCATTCATGACGGTATTCGCCGTATTTGGCATTTCTTATAAACTAGCAAGATCTTACGGCGATGATGGCTTTGAAGCGATGTTGGTATCAGCGGCATGTTTCTTCTTGCTATTGCCTCAAATCGGTAATGTCACATTGACCATCGATGATAAGGCCGTTTCAGGCGGGGCTTGGGGATTCGTCAGCGTGAATTATTTTAATGCCACCGCCCTATTTACAGGTATAGTCGTTGCCTTAATTGCGACTGAAATATTCGTGAGGCTTTCACGGGTGAAATATTTAGTCATTAAGCTGCCGGATGGAGTTCCTCCAGCTGTAGCCAGGTCGTTTGCCAAGTTAATTCCTGGGATGGCCACAATCTTTGCCGCTGGCTTGTTCGGACTGCTATTTCGCAAAGCTACGGATGGGCAGGTGTTGAATGATTGGCTGAGCAAGGTAATCGTATCTCCCTTACAAAGTGCGGTAGACTCATTGCCATTCGCAATTTTATTAGTATTTCTTGTTCATTTATTATGGATGATTGGTTTGCACGGACCAAATATCCTTGGCGGAATAACGACTCCGCTTTTTGAAAGTTCGGGAGTGAAGAATATCGATTTGTATGCTAAAGGTGTCAAAGATCTGGACCAGTATGGTGTGTTGGCAGGCTCTTTCCTTGATGCATTCGTTTATTTAGGAGGGTCTGGGGCAACATTGGGGCTTATCATTGCCATGATCATTGCAGGACGAAAACGCTATAAACAGATGATTGCGCTCGGAGGGGCACCCGGGGTGTTCCAAATTAACGAACCGATTCTTTTCGGATTGCCAATCGTTTTGAATCCAATGTGGTTCATTCCTTTTGTTCTCGGTCCGGTAATTACAACCGTGATTTCTTATATTGCCGTAAGCAGCGGAATGGTTTTTCCAATCGTAGCCAAGATACCTTGGGTTACACCTCCGATCGTGGGAGGATTCCTGGCAACTGGAGGTCACGTATCTGGAGCTATATTGGCAGCAATCAATTTAGTCATTTCAACTGCGATTTATTTACCGTTTGTTTATGCCCAGGTGAAGATTGATACAAAAAATAAAACAGAGCTAACGAAAGATTCAGAAACGTTAAGCGTATAAGAAAGCAGTGATGAAAATGGAAAAAGAAGAATTATACCAGTTATCGTTTCAATTGATTTTATATAGCGGCAATGCGAGAAGCTTTGCAATGGAAGCGATGCAGGAAGCGAAAAAAAGAAACTTTGAATCTGCCCGTTCAAAAATTGCCGAGTCGGAATCCGAACTACTGCAAGCCCATAAATATCAAACGCAATTAATCCATGCTGAGGCAGGCGGGGACCACTTTGAACTTCCCATTCTCCTGGTCCATGCACAGGATCATCTCATGACAGCGATGACATTGAAGGATCTTGCGATTGAAATGATCGATCTACGCGAAGAATTCTCACATGCAGGTACTGTGAAGGAGGGAACTGCGGAATGAGCAAGGGATTGAAGATTGTTACAATAGGCGGAGGATCAAGCTATACTCCAGAGCTGATCGAAGGCTTCATTAAGTATCATGAGGAGCTTCCTGTAAGTGAAATTTGGCTAGTGGATATCGAAGCGGGTAAGGAAAAACTTGAAATCGTCGGGGATTTGGCAAGAAGGATGATAGAAAAGGCTGGGGTCAATATAGAAGTGCACCTGACATTAGATAGAAAGAAAGCGCTTAAAAATGCGGATTACGTCACGACACAGCTCCGGGTCGGCCAGCTTGCTGCTAGAGCTCTTGATGAGAAGATTCCTTTGAAGCACGGAGTCATCGGACAGGAGACAAACGGACCTGGCGGGCTTTTCAAAGCTTTTAGAACGATTCCCGTCATACTTGATATAGCGCGTGAGATGGAAGAGGTTTGTCCGGATGCTTGGCTGATCAACTTCACCAACCCTGCCGGAATGGTAACGGAAGCCGTTCTTCGTCACAGTAATATTACCAAAATCATTGGACTATGCAATGTCCCGATTGGCATGGAGCGAGGAGTGGCGGATTTAATGGGCGTGGAGCCATCAAGAGTCCGGATCGACTTTGCGGGGTTGAACCATATGGTTTACGGATTGGATGTATTCGTTGATGGGGAAAGTGTCAAGGATCAAATCATCAAACTGATTACAGATCCTGCAAAAGCCGTCACGATGAAGAATATCCATGCAATGGGATGGGAGCCGGAATTCCTAAAGGCGTTGAATCTGTTTCCATGTCCATACCATAATTACTATTATAAAACGGGAGATGTGCTTGCCCAGGAATTGAAGGATGCAGAAAATGGGGAAACGCGTGCTGAGGTTGTCCAAAGGCTTGAAGCAGAATTATTCGAGCTATATAAAGACAAGGACCTGGCGATCAAGCCGCCGCAGCTGGAAGAGCGTGGCGGAGCATACTACAGTGATGCTGCCGTAAGGTTAATTCGCTCGATGCATACCGATAAATGCGATATTCAAGCTGTCAATACCATCAACCAAGGTTCCATCGAAGGCATCCCGTATGAATCGGCCATTGAAACCAGCTGTGTAATAACGAAAGACGGTCCGAAGCCGATCAATGTCGGAAAGCTTCCAGTGGCTGTCAGGGGATTGATCCAGCAGATTAAATCATTCGAAAGAGTGGCCATCGAAGCTGCAGTCACAGGGAACTATGATACTGCATTGCTTGCCTTGACGATTAATCCGTTAGTTCCAAGTGATCGTGTTGCGAAACT
This genomic stretch from Peribacillus muralis harbors:
- a CDS encoding PTS sugar transporter subunit IIC, which encodes MMTFIDKYIMPGAVKVGNNRHLLAIRDALIGMIAITMIGSFAVLFNNLGQVIKPYGRMMEAIFGPAWNTLGGDIWFGTFAFMTVFAVFGISYKLARSYGDDGFEAMLVSAACFFLLLPQIGNVTLTIDDKAVSGGAWGFVSVNYFNATALFTGIVVALIATEIFVRLSRVKYLVIKLPDGVPPAVARSFAKLIPGMATIFAAGLFGLLFRKATDGQVLNDWLSKVIVSPLQSAVDSLPFAILLVFLVHLLWMIGLHGPNILGGITTPLFESSGVKNIDLYAKGVKDLDQYGVLAGSFLDAFVYLGGSGATLGLIIAMIIAGRKRYKQMIALGGAPGVFQINEPILFGLPIVLNPMWFIPFVLGPVITTVISYIAVSSGMVFPIVAKIPWVTPPIVGGFLATGGHVSGAILAAINLVISTAIYLPFVYAQVKIDTKNKTELTKDSETLSV
- the asnB gene encoding asparagine synthase (glutamine-hydrolyzing), whose amino-acid sequence is MCGFVGCIQEYPKAINSNMKDAIKKMNTIITHRGPDDEGYFFDDFVNFGFRRLSIIDLENGNQPLSYENERYWIIFNGEIYNHIELRKELIESGYEFTTQSDTEVILALYCSQKEHAVQKLRGMFAFVIWDKIEEKLFGARDHFGIKPFFYCEQDEVTYFASEKKSILTTMDEKLDVNSLQHYLSFQYVPEPSTLSKNIKKLLPGHYFTKEPGKKMDITKFWQPTFHPSNMEDSKVSKEIQETLIDSVNVHMRSDVPVGSFLSGGIDSSFICSIAKQINPKIKTFSVGFERDGYSEINVAQETAAALNVENISYIISPEEFLAELPKIIWHLDDPLADPAAVPLYFVAREAKKHVKVALSGEGADELFGGYNIYREPHSLRMFSYIPSPLNNVLKTLSSILPEGVKGKSFIERGVTALEDRYIGNANIFDEKEKKGLLVNYLNGLENEKVTSPIYSNSLDYDPITQMQNIDIQTWLKGDILLKADKMSMANSLEVRVPFLDTCVFDTASKLSMDQKVRNGTTKYMLRKAARGIVPEHVWSRKKLGFPVPIRHWLKDELYDWSVKLIHESQTDYLFNKQQILKLLENHVNGKMDNSRKLWTILTFMIWHQIYVEKQDELQPQRSLQYAVN
- a CDS encoding PTS sugar transporter subunit IIB, with product MNILLCCSAGMSTSLLVTKMEESARNQGVDCHIWAVGSTEVNNEMDKADVILLGPQVRYLLSKLQEAVKEKGIPVATINPMFYGLCNGEEVLKQATTLIKGE
- a CDS encoding GntR family transcriptional regulator — its product is MNKDAALHSIVKESIIDLIKKGEYETNTKLPTEAEFCKIYGVSRTTVRTALQQLTVEGYIYRVQGKGTFVSENKVKQFLSSTVEKFSEQITMQGKNPSTKVISLKVIEANATLAKLFKQNIGDPVNKLERIRYVNDVPLQYEIAYLPWYKTPGLNIEACEKSLFEVLEKQFNLKVKKTVEHLEFSLADDSISGKLEVPNGSPCFSLETYTYESDGSVIEFSKTFFRGDRAHFIIERNY
- a CDS encoding SDR family NAD(P)-dependent oxidoreductase, whose translation is MGRVQGKVALVTGGASGIGLSISTLMAKEGAKVVIADYNEAGAKEAAENITSQGGEAVGLFLDAGQADSIQAAVDFTVEKYGTITVLVNNVGLSNLQKDLDVVNLDLEEWDRLMDVNLKSVLLGSRFAIPHMIKAGGGSIINTASMAGFAGDSVRSAYGASKAGVVNLTRYIAAQYGKNHIRCNGVAPGLILTPAAKNNMPPAVLDIFAKFNALPYHGEADDIGYTVLFLASDESKFITGQTIQVEGGHYMANPSISDFDDYVANQSK
- a CDS encoding PTS lactose/cellobiose transporter subunit IIA, with the protein product MEKEELYQLSFQLILYSGNARSFAMEAMQEAKKRNFESARSKIAESESELLQAHKYQTQLIHAEAGGDHFELPILLVHAQDHLMTAMTLKDLAIEMIDLREEFSHAGTVKEGTAE
- a CDS encoding 6-phospho-beta-glucosidase; translation: MSKGLKIVTIGGGSSYTPELIEGFIKYHEELPVSEIWLVDIEAGKEKLEIVGDLARRMIEKAGVNIEVHLTLDRKKALKNADYVTTQLRVGQLAARALDEKIPLKHGVIGQETNGPGGLFKAFRTIPVILDIAREMEEVCPDAWLINFTNPAGMVTEAVLRHSNITKIIGLCNVPIGMERGVADLMGVEPSRVRIDFAGLNHMVYGLDVFVDGESVKDQIIKLITDPAKAVTMKNIHAMGWEPEFLKALNLFPCPYHNYYYKTGDVLAQELKDAENGETRAEVVQRLEAELFELYKDKDLAIKPPQLEERGGAYYSDAAVRLIRSMHTDKCDIQAVNTINQGSIEGIPYESAIETSCVITKDGPKPINVGKLPVAVRGLIQQIKSFERVAIEAAVTGNYDTALLALTINPLVPSDRVAKLILDEMLEAHKDYLPQFFEEKELQDNLS